A region of the Candidatus Pelagibacter ubique HTCC1062 genome:
ACCAACTATTTGTTTTGGAAATTTCTTAACAAGCTCCTTAACACACTCAACGCTAAATTTGTAGCCACACAACTTTTCAAAATTATATAAAATAATCTTACTGTCTGGCACAGCTTCAACTACTTTTGAGTAAAATTCTATTACCTCACTATCACCATACTTATAATAAGCTGGTGGCATTATTAAAAAATCACTAAAGTTTAAAGAGTTAGCCACTTTCATTAAATTTATAGTTTCATTTAAGGAATTTAGCCCAGTTCCAATTAAGTATTTTTCTTTATATTTGCTATTCGATAATTCATTTAAGAGGCTAATTTTTTCACTTATAGATATAAGTTGTGCTTGCCCAGTGCTTCCAAAAATAGCAACACCGTGACAACCTTGATCTATTATTCTTTCTGCATGATTTATAGTCTTGGCTATATTTAGACTTAAATCATCATTAAAAACTGACATTCCAGCTGCGTAAATACCTTTAATTTTTTTCATATTAATTCCTATAATGATTACTTATATACTTTAAACAATTAAAAATGAAAAAGAATAATTCAATAATCATAGGTTCTGGAGTTATAGGGAGTTATTTAGCAAAATTTCTATTATCAAAAAGACAAAAGATTATAGTAACTTCAAGAAAAAGAAAAAAGGCTTATACAAATTATAATAAATTAAATATTGAAAATAAAATAATATTTGAGAAGTTAAATTTTTTAAAAAAAGACGAAATATTAAAACTTTTAAAAAAATATACTCCAAAAAATATATTTTACTTTTCTGGGCAAAGCTCTCTTACAAAAAGTATCAAGCTTAAAAAAGTAACCAATGATTCTAATTATATTGGTGCTAAAAAGATTTTGGAAATTCTTCATAAATATGAATTAAAAACAAATTTTTATAAGGCTAATTCAGGATATATATTTGAACCAAATAAAGGATTGGTTAATATAAAATCTAAAATTTCAAAAAATAATAATCCTTATATTCAATCACAAATTAAGGCTCATAAAGAAGTCAAAAAATTCAGAAAAAAAGGAGTTAATTGCTCTAGTATATTTTTTTTACAAGTTGAATCTCCATTAAGAAATAATGATTTTTTTATAAAAAAAATTTGTACACATGCTAAGTTAAAAAAAAATATTACTGTTGGTAATCTTAATACGATACGAGATTATTCCTGGGCTCCAGAAATTGTTGAAGGCATTTATCATCTTACCAAAATTAAACCTAGAGATTTGATGTTATCAAGCGGTCAGGGAATTTCTGGCTATGAAATTTTAAAAACTGCCTATGAACAAAATAAACTTGATTACAGAAAATATTTTTCAATTAATAAAAAATTTATTAGACCTGATGAAGTTGAAGTAATGATGGGATCAAAAAAAAATTATGAAATATTAAATAAAAAATTTAAATATCAAATAAAAATTGGTGGTGCAAAATTAGTCAAGAAGATTTTTAACTCAATATGAAAACATGTATATACTTAAGCTATAAAGGTTTAGGTGCAAATTTATTACACCTTGCTTACTGTCATGAGATAGCTCAAAAATATGGTCCTGTCACGATTATTACATTGTGCAATAATTTAGAGGCTGCTTTAAAGGATGACCCATTAATTGATAAAATTATCTTTATAAATAAGTATCATAAAAGATTTATTGATATCTTAAGGTTAAGAAACTTTTTTAACTCTTTTAATTTTGATCAAATCTTTATTTTTTATCCAAGTGTAAGAATTTATCTAGCCTCAGTTTTATCTAATATTAAGAAAGTTTTTTGCTATCCATTATTCAAGAAAAATAAATTACATTTGGTTGATGCTGCAAAAAAATTCACTGAAAAATCTTTGGGAATAACTGATTGCTCAACTGAAACAAACTATTTCATTAAAGAAAATAAGATACAAAATATAAAAAAAAACATAGACACAAAAAAATTTACAATTGTTATTGGAGCTGGATCTTCTGGACCTACAACAAAGTGGGGTGCTAAAAATTATTCCAACTTGATAAACAAACTCAACAATAATGGAGATTATTATTTTTTTATTCTTTGTGGTCCAAAGGATAAAGATTTGTCCAATGAAATTACAAATAATATTAAAAGTAATAACTATGTTTCATTATACGATAAAAAGATAGAAGAAGTTATTCCATTTCTATGTTCGGCCAACATGTATGTTGGTAATGATTCATTTGGATCTCATATAACAGTTCAGTCAGGAATAAAAAGTTTAGTAATACTCTTAGATTCTCCTAAAGCATACACAGATTATAGTAAAAATTATCAGAGAATATTTCCAGAAAATATTAAAATTGAAAATATAACTCATGGATCAAATTTAAACCCAAACGATGTATCTGTTGAGAAAGTCTATCAAGAAATTCTTAATAATAAATTCTAGACTAAATTTTTTAAAACTACTTCCTTTGCTTCGTTTACAATCATCGATAATCTTGTGGTCTCTGGTGAAATATCAGGATGTATTTTTTTTTGGATTTTTATGTATGCTTTTTGAACATCATCTTTAGTAATTTTTTTTTTAATATCTAAGTTTAAGATCTTATAAGCCTCTTCTATAGTTATTGTGGAAGAATTTTTAATATTTTGATTTTGGTTAAATGAAAATCTCCCAGAGTTTCTAAGTGTTTGTATAAGTCTAAATAAACCAATTAATTGAAATATTGAAAACCCCTTTAGTTTAACTAAAGCTAAGCTAAGCAAAGTAAGTGGTATACTTAACAAAAACTTGCCAGCAACAAAAAGCAATATTGCCAAAATTATTAAACCTAAAAAAATTAATTTTCTTAAATGTTTTGATATTTTTTTTGATGAAGTATTCGCTACTAATTTAAGTAAAAAGTAAGTAATTCCCAAAAAAATTAGTGTATAAATAATAATATTCATATATTTAATTTGTATCCATGAAAATACCACATCTTAAAAAAAAATCAGAAATAAAAACGTGCCATAACATTAGTTGGGAAGATGATTATAGTTGGATACATCAAGATGATATCTTGGAGGTTTTAAAGGATAGCAAAAAATTAAACCCTGAAGTCAGAAAATATCTTGAAGAAGAAAACTCTTATACTGATTTTCACTTATCAGATACCAAGACCATTCAAAAAAAATTATTTGATGAAATCAAAGGAAGAATAAAATTAGATGATGAGTCTTTACCTTTTAAAGATTTTGATTATGAATATTGGTCAAAAACAACTACCAAAGGAAATTATTCCATAAAATTAAGGAAAAAAATCGGAACTAACAATATTGAAGAAATTTGGAATGGAGATGAAGAAAAAGAAAAACTAAAAGTAGAATACTTTGGTGTTGGAGATTTGGAGGTTAGTTTTAATGACAAATATTTGGGATACTCTTTAGATACAAAGGGTTCTGAATATTACACAATATATATTAGAGATATAAATACAAAAAAATTAGTTACTGAAAAGATTGAGGAAACATCAGGTAGCATAACTTTCAGTTTAGATGATCAGTATGTTTTTTATTCAAAACTTGATGAAAATCATAGACCAAGAAAAATTTATAGACACAAATTAGGTACTAAAGTTAGTGAAGATCAATTAATTTTCGAAGAAAAAAGTGAAGCCTTTACGGTTGGAATTGGTTTAAGTGCAGATGATAAATATTTCTTTATCAACTCTTCAGACCATAATACATCTGAGCAATATTACTTTGATGTTAATGAAAAAGATCCCAAACCTAAATTAATAAAAAAAAGACAAAGAGGAATTCTTTATTCTGTCAATTCTTGGGATGGTAAATTTTACAATCATACTAATGAAAATGCTGAAGATTTTAAAATAGACATAAGTAATAGTTTGGAAAAACCAGACTGGAAAACCTTTATTGCTGCAAAAGATGAGGTTCTAATTGGAGGTTTAACATTCTTAAAAAATTGGATCATTAGATCTGAAACTTCAGATGCTTTAGATAAATTATTTGTAAAAAATATTACAACTGGAATAGAAGAAGAATTAATTTTTTCTGATGAAACTGTATATGTTCCTGGTGCCTCTTTGATGCAAAGAGATAAAAATACAGATGAGATATATATAAGTTATTCTTCACCCAAGACGCAGTCTAGAGTTTATTCTTATAACTTAAGCACAAAAGAAAAAAAATTAGTTAAAGAACAAGAGATCCCATCCGGTCATAATCCTGATGACTACATTGTAGAAAGAGTAGATTGTAAATCACACGATGGAAGACTGGTTCCTCTTACAATTACAAGACACAAAAATACTAAAATGGATGGAAGTGCTCAATTGCTACTTTATGGTTATGGATCATATGGGAGTTCTATGAGCCCTAGTTTTTCTACTACTAGATTAAGTTTGATTAATAGAGATATCATCTGGGTTACAGCCCATATTAGAGGGGGTATGGAAAGAGGTATGAAGTGGTGGAAAGAAGGAAAGCTGCTGAATAAAAAAAATACTTTTGAAGATTATATTGCTTCTGCAAAATACTTAATTGAAAATAAATATACTTCAAAAAATCAAATAATAGGTATGGGTGGCTCCGCAGGTGGTCTTCTTATGGGTGCTGTAGTTAATCAAGCCCCGGAATTATTTCTAGGAATTATAATGGCAGTACCATTTGTAGACTCTCTGACAACTAATCTAGATCACTCTTTACCTTTAACAGTTGGAGAATTCGATGAGTTTGGAAATGCAAAAGATAAAAAAGATCACTTTGATTATATTTATTCTTATGCTCCCTATAATAATATTAAGAAAATGGATTATCCTCATATGTTGATCACAACAAGTTTAAGCGACAACAGAGTATTGTTTGATGAACCAGCAAAATTTACTGCCAAACTAAGAGAATATAAAACTGATAATAATTTATTGCTTTTAAAAACTGAAATGAACGCAGGTCATGGTGGTAAATCAGGTAGAGATGGGGCTATAGAAGAAATTGCACTAGATTATGCATTTGCATTAAAAATTTCTAAAAAAATTTAGTCGTCCTATCTTGAAATTTTTAGCATAATTCCTAAATAACATACGTAAGTCGCCTAATGGGGCTTACTAAATTAACCTTGCTAACAAAGGAGGAAACTATGACAAGTAGGGATCTATCTATATTTAACACTCTAAGACCTTTTTCAATTGGATTTGACGATATGTTTGACCAATTTGAAAATATGTTGGGAAATGGAGGGTTAACTATGCAGTCCAATTATCCACCGTACAACATTAGAAAAACTGGAAAAGACAACTACGCTATTGAAGTTGCTTTAGCTGGTTTTAATAAAAATGATGTAGAGGTGGAGTTTGAAGACAATTTATTAACTGTAAGAACTAAACAGGTTGATAAATCTGAGGACAAATCTGATGATGGTGAAATTATTCATAAAGGTATTTCACAAAGACAATTTGCAAGATCATTTACAATCGCTGAGGATGTGAAAGTTAATGGTGCTGAATTAAAAGATGGTCTTTTAACAATTGCCTGTGAAAGAATTGTACCTGAATATAAAAAGAAAAAACTTATTGAAATTAAATAAGTAAAAACCTTACTTGTGGGGTACATTCCCCACAAGTATTAAGTTTTTAAAAACAACCGTTTGAAACAAAACCAATCACTATAGAATTAGAATCTACCTCAAATCTTCTTTCGCAAAGTATTCCATATTTTTTGGTGTTGTAAACAAGCTCTAAGTTACCTTTATCATTTTTAAAATCTTCATCTGGCTTACCTAATTCCATTTGCAAATTGCTTGAAGTTTTTCCAATGTATTCACTTAACTTAGCATTTTCTTTTTCAACAATTGCGTCTGTTTTATTTTTGATTGTTTGACAGCCGGCAACAAGAGTTAAAAAAAATAAGCTTATTAAAATAAATTTTAATTTATGCATGCTTCAATGATAACACTCAAAATATGGCATAAATATAAACTTATAAGTTGAAATATGTTGATAAACTTAGATTTTTAAGAGTAATTTCTTAATTAATCTAATATTAGTCCATCTTAATCTTAGGAGGATCAATGTTAGAAAAATATTTCGACTATAAAAAACACAAGACCGATTTTAAAACAGAAGTAATAGCTGGTGTAACAACATTTTTGACAATGGCTTACATTATGTTTTTAAATCCATTTATACTATCAGGTGAATTTGCTGGACCAGAAAAAGGGTTCTTTGAATTTGGAGCAGTATACACGGCAACAATTGTTGCAACAGCGCTTGCTTGTTTCATAATGGCATTTTATGGAAAAACATGGCCGATAGGTTTGGCGCCAGGTATGGGAATTAATGCATTCGTTGCATTTGGTGTTTGTGCTGGAATGGGCTATACGCCTCAAGAAGCTTTAGGAGCTGTACTAGTTGCTGGGGTTTTATTCTTAATCATTTCATTAACACCTATCAGAGCGTGGTTAATTAATTCAATTCCAAGAAGTTTAAAATTAGGAATTGGCGCTGGTATAGGATTATTCTTAGCAATAATTGGACTTCAGATCATGGAAGTTGTTGTTGATAACCCAGTAACATTAGTTCAATTAGGTGACTTGAGTGATCCCCTTGTTCTATTGGGTTGTGCAGCATTTATTTTGATGGTTGTTCTTGAAAAAATGAAAGTTAAGGGAAATATCATTATTGGTATTTTACTATTCAGTATTATTGCATGGGCTACTGGACTTGCTAAATTTAATGGAATTGCAAGCTCACCACCTCCAATGACTTATCTATTTGATTTTGATTTATCAGCAGCATTAACAGCTGGTATGACAACTGTAGTGTTTACTTTATTATTTGTTGATTTCTTTGATACTGCAGGAACATTAACTTCAGTAGCAAACGTTGCTGGTAAGGTTGATAAAAATGGTAAAGTTAAAGACATTGAAAAAGCGATGATGGCTGACAGTGTTGGAACTGTAGCGGGTGCAATGATGGGAACAACAACTGTAACTAGTTATGTTGAGTCTGGTGCTGGTGTAAAAGCTGGTGGAAAAACAGGAATGACCTCTTTAGTAATTGGTCTTCTGTTTTTAGCTTGTATATTCTTTGCTCCTTTAGCAACAAGTTTACCTAAGCAAATTGATGGTGCAGCTTTAGTATTTGTTTCTGTTCTTTTTGTTAGAAACATAACTGATATTGAATGGGATGATATTGGTGAAGCAGCTCCTGCTATTCTTGCTATGATTGCTATGCCGTTAACATATAGTATTAGTAATGGTATTGCTTTAGCATTTGTATCATACGCATTAATCAGATTATTTACTGGTAAGTTTTCTTCAACTTCACCAGCGATATGGATTATTGCAATTTTGAGTGTTGTAAGTTTTGCAGTTGCTTAAAATATAATTTTTAGGGCTGGAATTATTCCAGCCCTATTTATTTTTCTTAATTATTTCTTCCATAGACATCTCTTCATAATGTTCCGTAGGCTGAACAATCCATGGATCTGAATCAAGTTTTACTGGACAAAAATCTGGCTCAAATGTGGATGATTTTTTTTTCCATAAACAGGCTGTTTTAACTTCATTTATATAATCTTTAGTTGGTTCATAATTCTTTAACCACTCAATACTTTTGTTTAAAGTTAATCCTGTGTCAGATAAATCATCTACTAATAAAACTTTATTAAAATCTTTATTCTCAGCTAAAGAACTAATTTCTCTTGCAAACATTAATTGACCCTGTTTATCTTCCATTCCTTTTCCTGAATAACTTTGGATAACTATATAAGCTATAGGTAATTTTAAAATTCTAGAGAGGATATCTAGTATAGGAGCAGCCCCTCTCATAATGCCTACTAGTACTGTTGGCTTATAATTATTGTGAATTTCTATTGCTAGTTTTTCTACAATTTTTGTATACTGATCAAAAGTGATAATTAATTTCTCTGCCATAAAATTCATTATCATATAAAAAATTATTTAAAAAGGAGAAATAATGAAAGCCTACTGGATCGCTTTATACAAAAGAATAGATAGCCAAGAAAATTTAAAAAATTATGGGGCAAAAGTTACTGGAATAATAAAAAGTTATGGAGGAAAGCCCCTTGTAAGAGGTGGAAAATTTGAAACTTTAGAGGGTGAAACTTACCCAAGAACTGTAATTTGGGAATTTCCAAATTATGAGCAAGCTATGAAGTGTCACGATTCTAAAGAGTATCAAGATGGTTGGGCTATAGCTAGAGATACTACTGAGCGAAACCTACAAATAGTAGAAGGTTTTAGTACTGAATAGGTTCTGGATCTATGCTTCTCCATAAATACCAAGTTGCAACTGAACAGTATGGACTAAATCTTTTGTTTAATAATTTTACATAAGATTCAGGTGGTAGATATTTTTTTTTATAATTTTTTGAAATTCCTCTTAAAAGACCAATATCTTGTATAGGCCAAATATTTGACCGATTATAAGTAAACAATAAAATCATTTCAGCTGACCATCTTCCAATTTGTCTTAACTGAGATAAATAAATAATAGCCTCTTCATCTGACATCTTGGGAATTAATCTAGGATTAAATGATTTATCTAATATTTGTTTAGCCAAACTTTTTATTCCCCTAACCTTTTGTCCACTTAATCCACAGCTTTTAAGTTGGACAGAAGAAAGTTTAGAGACTGTTTTTGCATTAATCTTATTTTTACATTTCTTTTTAAATTTCAAAAAAACTGAGTTAGCTGCAGCAACACTGATTTGTTGTCCAATGATACTCTTGCATAATGAAAAAAATATATCTTTTCTAGATGTAAGCACAGCCTCTGAAGGAGATTTATATTTATTTATCAATGATGACATTACTTTATCTTTATTGGATAAATATTTTTTTGCCGTATTCCAATATTTTGGTTTTTTATTCATGTCTAGTCGTTGATGGTATTTTTTGTTTATGATAAATTTCTCTTCTAAAAATTATAAGAGATGCAAGAACTACAAGCGATGCACCAATTAGTGTTTTTATAGTTGGTATCTCATTCCAAATAAAATAACCAAAAAATATAGCAAATACCAAAGCTAAATATTTTAAAGGTGCTACCAAAGATACTTCTGAAAGTTTATATGATTGAGTTAAAAATAAATTTGCAGAACCTCCTGTTACTCCAATTAAAGCTAAAAGAATAAAGTCTTGAAAATTTGGCATTTTCCATCCCATTGGAATTGTGGCCAAGCCAGCAATTGAAATAGTAATTGTAAAAAAAATTGATATAAGCCAAATAGGTTCTGTTGTTGATAGCTTTCTAATTGTGATGGTTACAAAAGCCATTCCAATACAAAATATTAGAGGAAGGAAATAAAGATAATTCATACCCTTAAAGCCAGGCTCAGCAATTATAATAACACCTATAAATCCAATTAAGACAGCTAACCATCTAAAAATACCCACTTTTTCACTTAATAGAAAAATTGATAATACAGTAATAAATAATGGTGCCGCATACGACAGGCTGACAACGACTGCCAAAGGAAGTTCTCTTAACGCAACAACTATTGCTATCAAGGCCATTAAACCCATAAGGCATCTGAATAAATGTTCTTTT
Encoded here:
- a CDS encoding dihydrodipicolinate synthase family protein — encoded protein: MKKIKGIYAAGMSVFNDDLSLNIAKTINHAERIIDQGCHGVAIFGSTGQAQLISISEKISLLNELSNSKYKEKYLIGTGLNSLNETINLMKVANSLNFSDFLIMPPAYYKYGDSEVIEFYSKVVEAVPDSKIILYNFEKLCGYKFSVECVKELVKKFPKQIVGVKDSSYNLYENLKIDNFSVMPGSELKLLKGLELGCDGIITATCNVTANLSRKVYDDFNEKKQQTVNEILGKVRGTFDQYNLISGLHSFMSDQDDCYKNVIPPVSLLNKKDKKQLVEDLGKLNFTIDSLKID
- a CDS encoding Hsp20 family protein, with amino-acid sequence MTSRDLSIFNTLRPFSIGFDDMFDQFENMLGNGGLTMQSNYPPYNIRKTGKDNYAIEVALAGFNKNDVEVEFEDNLLTVRTKQVDKSEDKSDDGEIIHKGISQRQFARSFTIAEDVKVNGAELKDGLLTIACERIVPEYKKKKLIEIK
- a CDS encoding J domain-containing protein: MNIIIYTLIFLGITYFLLKLVANTSSKKISKHLRKLIFLGLIILAILLFVAGKFLLSIPLTLLSLALVKLKGFSIFQLIGLFRLIQTLRNSGRFSFNQNQNIKNSSTITIEEAYKILNLDIKKKITKDDVQKAYIKIQKKIHPDISPETTRLSMIVNEAKEVVLKNLV
- a CDS encoding S9 family peptidase — protein: MKIPHLKKKSEIKTCHNISWEDDYSWIHQDDILEVLKDSKKLNPEVRKYLEEENSYTDFHLSDTKTIQKKLFDEIKGRIKLDDESLPFKDFDYEYWSKTTTKGNYSIKLRKKIGTNNIEEIWNGDEEKEKLKVEYFGVGDLEVSFNDKYLGYSLDTKGSEYYTIYIRDINTKKLVTEKIEETSGSITFSLDDQYVFYSKLDENHRPRKIYRHKLGTKVSEDQLIFEEKSEAFTVGIGLSADDKYFFINSSDHNTSEQYYFDVNEKDPKPKLIKKRQRGILYSVNSWDGKFYNHTNENAEDFKIDISNSLEKPDWKTFIAAKDEVLIGGLTFLKNWIIRSETSDALDKLFVKNITTGIEEELIFSDETVYVPGASLMQRDKNTDEIYISYSSPKTQSRVYSYNLSTKEKKLVKEQEIPSGHNPDDYIVERVDCKSHDGRLVPLTITRHKNTKMDGSAQLLLYGYGSYGSSMSPSFSTTRLSLINRDIIWVTAHIRGGMERGMKWWKEGKLLNKKNTFEDYIASAKYLIENKYTSKNQIIGMGGSAGGLLMGAVVNQAPELFLGIIMAVPFVDSLTTNLDHSLPLTVGEFDEFGNAKDKKDHFDYIYSYAPYNNIKKMDYPHMLITTSLSDNRVLFDEPAKFTAKLREYKTDNNLLLLKTEMNAGHGGKSGRDGAIEEIALDYAFALKISKKI
- a CDS encoding phosphoribosyltransferase, whose protein sequence is MIMNFMAEKLIITFDQYTKIVEKLAIEIHNNYKPTVLVGIMRGAAPILDILSRILKLPIAYIVIQSYSGKGMEDKQGQLMFAREISSLAENKDFNKVLLVDDLSDTGLTLNKSIEWLKNYEPTKDYINEVKTACLWKKKSSTFEPDFCPVKLDSDPWIVQPTEHYEEMSMEEIIKKNK
- a CDS encoding DMT family transporter, translated to MLTKNQLGFLYMFLSVCTFSVMDLLVKWSSDYPTGEVLFFRGFFGLLPTYFLIPKGKLKTFYTTERSKEHLFRCLMGLMALIAIVVALRELPLAVVVSLSYAAPLFITVLSIFLLSEKVGIFRWLAVLIGFIGVIIIAEPGFKGMNYLYFLPLIFCIGMAFVTITIRKLSTTEPIWLISIFFTITISIAGLATIPMGWKMPNFQDFILLALIGVTGGSANLFLTQSYKLSEVSLVAPLKYLALVFAIFFGYFIWNEIPTIKTLIGASLVVLASLIIFRREIYHKQKIPSTTRHE
- a CDS encoding GDP-mannose 4,6-dehydratase encodes the protein MKKNNSIIIGSGVIGSYLAKFLLSKRQKIIVTSRKRKKAYTNYNKLNIENKIIFEKLNFLKKDEILKLLKKYTPKNIFYFSGQSSLTKSIKLKKVTNDSNYIGAKKILEILHKYELKTNFYKANSGYIFEPNKGLVNIKSKISKNNNPYIQSQIKAHKEVKKFRKKGVNCSSIFFLQVESPLRNNDFFIKKICTHAKLKKNITVGNLNTIRDYSWAPEIVEGIYHLTKIKPRDLMLSSGQGISGYEILKTAYEQNKLDYRKYFSINKKFIRPDEVEVMMGSKKNYEILNKKFKYQIKIGGAKLVKKIFNSI
- a CDS encoding DNA-3-methyladenine glycosylase family protein, coding for MNKKPKYWNTAKKYLSNKDKVMSSLINKYKSPSEAVLTSRKDIFFSLCKSIIGQQISVAAANSVFLKFKKKCKNKINAKTVSKLSSVQLKSCGLSGQKVRGIKSLAKQILDKSFNPRLIPKMSDEEAIIYLSQLRQIGRWSAEMILLFTYNRSNIWPIQDIGLLRGISKNYKKKYLPPESYVKLLNKRFSPYCSVATWYLWRSIDPEPIQY
- a CDS encoding NCS2 family permease, giving the protein MLEKYFDYKKHKTDFKTEVIAGVTTFLTMAYIMFLNPFILSGEFAGPEKGFFEFGAVYTATIVATALACFIMAFYGKTWPIGLAPGMGINAFVAFGVCAGMGYTPQEALGAVLVAGVLFLIISLTPIRAWLINSIPRSLKLGIGAGIGLFLAIIGLQIMEVVVDNPVTLVQLGDLSDPLVLLGCAAFILMVVLEKMKVKGNIIIGILLFSIIAWATGLAKFNGIASSPPPMTYLFDFDLSAALTAGMTTVVFTLLFVDFFDTAGTLTSVANVAGKVDKNGKVKDIEKAMMADSVGTVAGAMMGTTTVTSYVESGAGVKAGGKTGMTSLVIGLLFLACIFFAPLATSLPKQIDGAALVFVSVLFVRNITDIEWDDIGEAAPAILAMIAMPLTYSISNGIALAFVSYALIRLFTGKFSSTSPAIWIIAILSVVSFAVA
- a CDS encoding glycosyltransferase family 9 protein, whose protein sequence is MKTCIYLSYKGLGANLLHLAYCHEIAQKYGPVTIITLCNNLEAALKDDPLIDKIIFINKYHKRFIDILRLRNFFNSFNFDQIFIFYPSVRIYLASVLSNIKKVFCYPLFKKNKLHLVDAAKKFTEKSLGITDCSTETNYFIKENKIQNIKKNIDTKKFTIVIGAGSSGPTTKWGAKNYSNLINKLNNNGDYYFFILCGPKDKDLSNEITNNIKSNNYVSLYDKKIEEVIPFLCSANMYVGNDSFGSHITVQSGIKSLVILLDSPKAYTDYSKNYQRIFPENIKIENITHGSNLNPNDVSVEKVYQEILNNKF
- a CDS encoding DUF1330 domain-containing protein codes for the protein MKAYWIALYKRIDSQENLKNYGAKVTGIIKSYGGKPLVRGGKFETLEGETYPRTVIWEFPNYEQAMKCHDSKEYQDGWAIARDTTERNLQIVEGFSTE